From the Roseofilum casamattae BLCC-M143 genome, the window GCGATCGTTGGATTAAGTGCTTTTGCGATCGATCAGCTAGGCGATGTCGTGCATATCGAATTGCCCGAGGCGGGAGATAAGATTGCCAAAAGCGATGACGATGACGATGAGGGATTTGGTTCAATTGAATCGGTAAAAGCTGTAGAGAGCCTGAAATCTCCGGTTTCCGGTACCGTCCTCGAGCGTAACGAGACAATTTTAGATGAACCGGAAGCGATCGCCGATGACCCCTATGGTGAAGGATGGTTGATTAAAGTCAAAATTGAGAATCCTGAGGATCTTGA encodes:
- the gcvH gene encoding glycine cleavage system protein GcvH, with the translated sequence MELDYPNELKYLDSHEYVRLDGEIAIVGLSAFAIDQLGDVVHIELPEAGDKIAKSDDDDDEGFGSIESVKAVESLKSPVSGTVLERNETILDEPEAIADDPYGEGWLIKVKIENPEDLDDLLSATEYRSQLQADEEE